From Corynebacterium sp. BD556, the proteins below share one genomic window:
- a CDS encoding FtsW/RodA/SpoVE family cell cycle protein — MRRIMSRRRELFLLICSAVLLLLMIFGLELSQGRALSREMLYLVGGFVGVYAIAHLAICFTAPHADEVLLPVVATLNAIGLVIIYRLDLAERAGYGVLAERQVLWSLAGVVLLVTTLVLLRDHKTLSRYSYLLGMTGLILLALPLVWPQPPDFADARIWIWLGPFSIQPGEFSKILLLIFFAQLLAQKRSLFTVAGKRFLGLSLPRLRDLAPILVVWAIAILIMAISNDFGPALLLFATVLGMVYFATSRTSWLVIGMALVAVGGYAVYQVSSKIQERVNNFIDPLAHYDTTGFQPSQALFGLSWGGVTGTGLGYGHPDMVPVAHSDYILAAVGEELGFVGLAAVLILFAIFTTRGFHAALQVRDSYGKLLAAGMATTIVIQIFVVTGGISAMMPMTGLTTPFMSAGGSSIMANYILVGILLRISNSANRPTNYDEAAVAPAPLEAVR, encoded by the coding sequence ATGCGCCGCATCATGTCGCGCCGCCGTGAGCTTTTCTTACTGATCTGCTCGGCGGTTTTACTGCTGCTCATGATCTTCGGCTTGGAACTGTCGCAAGGCCGGGCCTTATCCCGAGAAATGCTCTACCTCGTCGGCGGCTTCGTCGGCGTCTACGCAATCGCGCACCTAGCAATTTGCTTCACCGCCCCCCATGCCGACGAAGTGCTACTGCCCGTCGTTGCCACCCTCAACGCCATCGGGCTAGTCATCATCTACCGGCTTGACCTCGCGGAACGCGCCGGCTACGGAGTGCTCGCCGAGCGCCAAGTGTTATGGTCCCTGGCGGGCGTGGTCCTGCTCGTGACCACCCTGGTGCTGCTTCGTGACCACAAAACGCTCTCCCGCTACTCCTACCTGCTCGGCATGACCGGCCTGATCCTCCTCGCGCTGCCGCTGGTGTGGCCGCAGCCGCCGGACTTCGCCGACGCACGCATTTGGATCTGGCTCGGCCCGTTTTCCATCCAACCCGGCGAGTTTTCCAAAATCCTGCTGTTGATCTTCTTTGCCCAACTGCTCGCGCAGAAACGTTCGCTGTTTACCGTGGCCGGCAAACGCTTCCTCGGCCTGTCCTTGCCACGCCTGCGCGACCTAGCACCAATCCTCGTGGTGTGGGCTATCGCCATTTTGATCATGGCCATCTCCAACGACTTCGGCCCAGCCCTTCTGCTGTTTGCCACCGTGTTAGGAATGGTTTACTTCGCCACCAGCCGCACCTCCTGGCTGGTCATCGGCATGGCCCTAGTCGCCGTGGGCGGATACGCCGTCTACCAAGTTTCCAGCAAAATCCAAGAAAGGGTGAACAACTTCATTGACCCCCTGGCGCACTACGACACCACCGGCTTCCAGCCCTCCCAGGCCCTGTTCGGTTTGAGCTGGGGCGGCGTGACCGGAACCGGGCTGGGCTACGGCCACCCCGACATGGTGCCCGTGGCACACTCCGACTACATCCTCGCCGCCGTCGGTGAGGAGCTCGGGTTTGTGGGACTAGCCGCCGTACTCATCTTGTTCGCCATCTTCACCACCCGCGGGTTCCACGCTGCGTTGCAGGTGCGCGACTCCTACGGCAAATTGCTCGCCGCCGGGATGGCCACCACCATCGTCATCCAAATCTTTGTAGTCACCGGCGGCATCTCCGCCATGATGCCCATGACGGGTCTAACCACCCCGTTTATGTCGGCCGGCGGGTCGTCGATCATGGCGAACTACATCCTTGTGGGCATCCTTTTGCGCATCTCCAACAGCGCCAACCGCCCAACAAACTACGACGAAGCAGCAGTAGCGCCGGCGCCTCTGGAGGCAGTACGATGA
- a CDS encoding PP2C family protein-serine/threonine phosphatase, translated as MNLKLNYVTASDRGLVRENNEDSAYAGPHLLVLADGMGGHAAGEVASQLMVSHMKHLDKDPGDADMLALLGAAAEDANASIEASVKENPEQDGMGTTLSALMFNGREVGLIHVGDSRGYLLRDATLTQITEDDTFVQSLVKEGRLDPGDVSSHPQKSLILKAYTGRPVEPHLETIPVQVGDRFMLCSDGLSDPVTSSTIEETLRHGEPDVVVQRLIELALRSGGPDNITIIVADVVDTDDPAAPHLPSQPAQAGALLPNAESTHPDSAASRAAALMRTAETPAPTNTKAQLVGDRQGANGASTSAHEPADDEESHRRRPAVWTFTALVLALAITGLGVYTWLNQRAEDEFTVAADTDGQITIQRIPGSVLGTSTPENYQLACISDKNELRIVSADTPPQDCTVFTIDDLPDAEKSAFTNFSPGAYEESIGLMNRLADAALPACVDEPENNPEEQPTDTAEEEPNDQDNKPEEQNTKPTNCRTVK; from the coding sequence ATGAACCTGAAGCTAAATTACGTCACCGCCTCCGACCGTGGTTTGGTACGTGAAAACAACGAGGATTCGGCCTACGCGGGCCCGCACCTACTTGTCCTCGCCGACGGAATGGGTGGCCACGCCGCCGGCGAAGTCGCCTCCCAACTCATGGTCTCCCACATGAAGCACCTCGACAAAGACCCCGGCGACGCCGACATGCTGGCCCTGTTAGGTGCGGCCGCGGAAGATGCCAACGCGTCCATCGAAGCGTCAGTGAAAGAAAACCCCGAGCAAGACGGCATGGGCACGACCTTGTCCGCGCTGATGTTCAATGGCCGTGAGGTCGGCCTGATCCACGTCGGTGATTCGCGCGGCTACCTGCTTCGCGACGCCACCCTCACCCAAATCACCGAGGACGACACTTTCGTCCAATCGCTGGTCAAGGAAGGCCGGCTCGACCCGGGTGATGTGTCCTCACACCCACAAAAATCGCTGATTTTAAAGGCCTACACCGGCCGCCCGGTGGAGCCGCACCTGGAAACAATCCCCGTCCAAGTCGGCGATCGTTTCATGTTGTGCTCCGACGGTCTTTCAGACCCAGTGACCTCCTCCACCATCGAGGAAACGTTGCGCCACGGAGAACCCGATGTTGTGGTGCAACGCCTCATCGAATTGGCGTTGCGCTCCGGCGGGCCAGACAACATCACCATCATCGTCGCTGACGTCGTCGACACCGACGACCCCGCCGCCCCGCACCTGCCTTCGCAACCAGCTCAAGCCGGAGCACTTCTGCCCAACGCTGAATCCACCCACCCGGACTCCGCCGCAAGCCGGGCCGCCGCCCTGATGCGCACCGCTGAAACCCCCGCGCCGACCAACACGAAAGCGCAACTCGTCGGGGATCGGCAGGGCGCCAATGGGGCGTCGACAAGCGCGCACGAACCCGCCGACGATGAGGAGTCTCACCGTCGCCGCCCAGCCGTGTGGACCTTCACCGCCCTCGTCCTCGCCCTCGCCATCACAGGTCTCGGCGTCTACACCTGGCTAAACCAGCGCGCCGAGGACGAATTTACCGTCGCCGCCGACACGGACGGGCAGATCACCATCCAACGCATCCCAGGCTCCGTGCTGGGCACCTCCACCCCGGAGAACTACCAGCTAGCCTGCATCAGCGACAAAAACGAACTGCGCATCGTGAGTGCAGACACGCCACCTCAAGACTGCACCGTCTTTACCATCGACGACCTGCCAGATGCAGAAAAATCGGCCTTTACCAACTTCTCCCCCGGCGCCTACGAAGAATCCATCGGTTTGATGAACAGACTCGCCGACGCAGCTTTGCCCGCCTGCGTCGACGAACCAGAAAACAACCCGGAGGAACAACCAACTGACACCGCCGAAGAAGAACCCAACGATCAGGACAATAAACCTGAAGAACAAAACACCAAACCCACCAACTGCAGGACGGTGAAGTGA
- a CDS encoding FHA domain-containing protein FhaB/FipA: MDSAIVLGARFGLLILLWLFILLVLWFLRKDVVAASGVRRQAASATPIKREKARQIVVAEGPLLGSHMDIASIEEVTLGRAEANDFVLGDDYASSRHARLFRRGSEWFVEDLDSRNGTFVQGSRIDQPERVTVGSDIKMGRTIVRLMP; encoded by the coding sequence ATGGATTCCGCGATCGTCCTCGGCGCGCGTTTCGGCCTGCTGATTTTACTGTGGCTGTTTATCCTGCTGGTGCTGTGGTTCCTGCGTAAAGATGTCGTGGCGGCCTCTGGGGTGCGTCGACAAGCGGCGTCTGCAACCCCCATCAAGCGGGAGAAAGCGCGGCAGATCGTTGTCGCTGAAGGCCCCCTGCTGGGCTCCCACATGGACATCGCCAGCATCGAGGAAGTGACGTTGGGACGTGCAGAGGCGAACGATTTCGTGCTGGGCGACGATTACGCTTCGTCGCGGCATGCCCGCCTGTTTCGCCGCGGCAGTGAATGGTTCGTCGAGGACCTGGACTCAAGAAACGGCACCTTCGTGCAGGGCAGCCGCATTGACCAGCCGGAACGCGTCACCGTCGGCTCCGATATCAAAATGGGGCGCACGATTGTGAGGTTGATGCCATGA
- a CDS encoding DUF3662 and FHA domain-containing protein has protein sequence MGLMDRLAKLDSSMQRGVDNSMAAIFGGKVVPAEIEELLKQEAQDSLAMSQHDVVMAPNVYAVGVSSKDLENLSREPDLPTQLADQLARFIRNQGWYLEGPVAVRVAEESGLRTGQLRASSYVDPMPDVGSGFDAIFAEPRTHNDVTGNRDQEVDMSEPTNASEPTVSLLLQDGSSRTYLVREGSNILGRSNDADFRLPDTGVSRQHAEITWDGESAVLVDLQSTNGTTVNDEPVENWLLADGDVITVGHSHIEVRIVEPNGEGVTSDAGLNPEDVAHPRTEFFRGHSPAGH, from the coding sequence GTGGGCCTGATGGATCGGCTGGCAAAGCTGGATAGTTCCATGCAGCGCGGCGTCGACAATTCGATGGCGGCTATCTTTGGCGGCAAGGTTGTGCCGGCGGAGATTGAGGAGCTGTTGAAGCAGGAGGCGCAAGACAGCCTCGCAATGTCTCAGCATGATGTAGTGATGGCGCCGAACGTCTATGCCGTCGGTGTTTCTTCGAAAGATTTGGAGAATCTATCGCGCGAACCTGACCTGCCCACCCAACTGGCGGATCAGTTGGCGCGCTTTATTCGCAACCAGGGCTGGTATTTGGAGGGGCCGGTGGCGGTGCGAGTGGCAGAGGAGTCGGGTCTGCGGACCGGGCAACTGCGCGCATCCTCGTACGTCGACCCCATGCCGGATGTCGGCAGCGGGTTTGATGCGATTTTTGCGGAACCACGTACTCACAATGATGTCACGGGAAACCGTGATCAGGAGGTTGACATGTCCGAGCCCACTAACGCAAGCGAACCGACGGTGAGCTTGTTGCTTCAGGACGGCTCGTCTCGGACATACCTTGTCCGCGAAGGGTCGAACATCCTTGGCCGTTCCAACGATGCCGATTTCCGGCTCCCGGACACAGGTGTGTCCCGTCAGCATGCGGAAATTACATGGGATGGCGAGTCGGCTGTCCTGGTTGATCTGCAGTCGACCAACGGCACAACAGTCAATGACGAGCCCGTAGAGAATTGGCTGCTTGCCGACGGCGACGTCATCACCGTCGGCCATTCCCACATTGAAGTCCGCATTGTGGAGCCAAACGGGGAAGGCGTCACCTCGGATGCGGGCCTCAACCCGGAGGACGTCGCCCACCCTCGAACTGAGTTCTTCCGGGGTCACAGCCCCGCAGGACACTAA
- a CDS encoding YoaK family protein — protein MSATTYLRQARETIFPPASNPHGPLPVLLLGWTVVTGLVDAYSYLELHHVFVANMTGNVVFLGFSLAGAPGFLWWASLLAIAAFMVGANIGGRFLASNTGQHRSRLLYYAGTTQLALFIASALLALALPPADATLSLAALVILLSVAMGLQNSIARGLSVPDLTTTVLTLTITGLAGDGSGAGKKNNVGRRVLAIVSMALGALIGGLMVQAEAPALALIASAALTAAITWRAFAHRNDDAAWVKRK, from the coding sequence ATGAGCGCCACCACCTACCTGCGCCAAGCACGCGAAACCATCTTTCCCCCCGCCTCCAACCCGCACGGCCCGCTGCCCGTGCTTCTTCTCGGGTGGACAGTAGTCACAGGGCTTGTCGACGCCTACTCATACCTCGAACTCCACCACGTATTCGTAGCCAACATGACCGGCAACGTCGTATTCCTGGGCTTTTCCCTCGCCGGCGCGCCCGGGTTTTTATGGTGGGCCTCGCTTTTGGCCATCGCAGCGTTCATGGTCGGAGCCAACATCGGCGGCCGTTTCCTAGCCAGCAACACCGGCCAGCACCGCAGCCGCCTGCTCTACTACGCAGGCACCACACAACTGGCCCTCTTTATCGCCTCCGCCCTCCTAGCGCTTGCCCTCCCCCCAGCCGACGCCACCCTATCCCTCGCCGCTCTGGTCATTTTGCTTTCCGTAGCGATGGGACTGCAAAACTCCATCGCGCGGGGCCTATCAGTTCCCGACCTAACCACAACCGTTCTCACGCTGACCATCACCGGCTTGGCGGGCGACGGCAGCGGCGCGGGCAAAAAGAACAACGTTGGCAGGCGCGTCCTCGCCATTGTGTCCATGGCACTCGGAGCACTCATCGGCGGGCTCATGGTTCAAGCCGAAGCCCCAGCCCTGGCCCTTATCGCCTCAGCCGCGCTCACCGCCGCCATTACCTGGCGCGCCTTCGCGCACCGCAACGACGACGCAGCCTGGGTCAAAAGGAAATAA
- a CDS encoding response regulator transcription factor → MIRFALIDDEKLVADSLTTLLSLEDDLVSCGVFYSGEDFAASQVKADVVVTDLQLAGGMDGLEVASISTAPAVLVTSHARPGVLKQALAAGIYGVLPKTANAQAFADAIRAAHAKKRWIDPELAAATIAAEASPLTQREAELLLLAGRGLSIASIARTAHLSLGTTRNYLSSAMAKTGATNRYEAYTLAWDKGWI, encoded by the coding sequence ATGATCCGTTTCGCACTCATCGACGACGAAAAGCTCGTCGCCGACTCCCTCACCACCTTGCTTAGCCTCGAAGACGATCTCGTATCGTGCGGAGTGTTCTACAGCGGGGAGGACTTCGCCGCATCACAGGTCAAAGCCGACGTTGTTGTCACGGACTTGCAGCTCGCCGGTGGCATGGACGGGTTAGAGGTGGCGTCGATAAGCACTGCCCCTGCCGTGCTGGTGACAAGCCACGCGCGCCCCGGTGTGCTCAAACAGGCGCTTGCGGCCGGCATTTACGGAGTGCTGCCAAAGACTGCCAACGCTCAAGCTTTCGCAGACGCAATCCGGGCCGCTCATGCCAAGAAACGCTGGATCGACCCCGAACTCGCCGCCGCGACCATCGCCGCAGAAGCCTCGCCCCTTACCCAACGGGAGGCAGAGCTGCTGCTTTTAGCCGGGCGGGGCCTTTCCATCGCCAGCATTGCCCGCACCGCCCACCTGTCGCTCGGCACGACGCGCAATTACTTATCTTCGGCGATGGCCAAGACGGGGGCCACCAATCGCTACGAAGCCTACACACTGGCCTGGGACAAAGGCTGGATCTAA